The segment tatttatacatatactaGGTGGTGCTATTGCTACTTATTTCTTgtttcaagattaaaaaataaatcaatagttaaattatgaatataaatatacaaGTCTTCTCTTTAGGCTAGGAACTATTGCAGTATGgcaacaaatataatttttctgatttttctaACTAAATTCATTGCGGAGGCGCaaaaaatcaatatcacaaaAGTACATAACTCTACAACACAAGGCGCTggcataaatatatataattatattcattttattttttcattagaaTTAGATTTGATGGTTTGTTTTTGTTAAATAGTTTGTCTCGACGGAAGTCCGCCGTCATATTACTTTGATTGGGGATTTGATGCTTGAGCTTCTAGTTGGATAATTTACCTTCAAGTAagtttgtttaattaattagtgtttTGTTTTCAtcgtatatttaattttatttcgcTATATTTGTTCTTTTCGGGCGGAGGGTGGTGCGAGAACCTAAAAGATTGCCACTGTCGTACATTTCAACCAACAGGTTCCTCCAACTTAATGCAGGATCAAACTAAGTTTGGTGGAATATTTAATAACACTCCCCAAAATAATCCAGATGAACTAATTTTTGCTGGAGATCATTTATTGCTACTTAAATCATAAAATCTAATATAGAGTAGTTATAATAGGTTACATGTTAGTAAGTAAGTTTACATCTTTATTcaattgatgaaaaattatactattgaTTTCACGAGAATGTTGTTGAAAATTAATATGGAGAATTTTAAACAAATACTAGTGAATTTGgtttttataacaattttatttgtcTCGGAAAATTATTCGCCAAATAAATGTTTCCCATTCTTTCAATACCCGCTAATATAATTTGTTATGGCAGACTTTTATAATTGGAATCGAGTATGGGTAAATTATTGCAATGGATCGTCGTTTACCAGTGACGTTGAAGAAGTTGATCCAGTAATTAAGTAGATAAATAACACATatctcatataattttttttaaccctAATAATTCATTTCTGATCAGTAAAAATGTATTGTGGCCTAAGGGACTGCAAAATGCCAAAAACGTAAGTTTCATCATAATGTATGTTTTATGGAATTCGATTAAGTTTTGTGAAAAGGCTGCTCTTTGTGATGATTCTAACATATAGAGATTTGACAATATATTTGAAAAGTTGTTCTTATCTTTTGTTGAGCAACTAGTTAAATGTACAGGTGTTGATTAGTAGTTAAATGTACAGATGTTGATTTGTAATTAGAAgttagttaaaataaattaacaaactATGAGTCACTGTTAGTTAGTTAGTAACaacatttttagtatttttcctttcttgtaTAAATAGATAGCTTGTAACAgatttcattcattcaatataattttttctcacTTTCACTGATCTTAACATGATATCAGAGCTAGGAAGGCAATTTTAGGGATTTATCAGGATTTTGAAGATAGATCGAGAGATTCTGTCAGAATTGTTTTACAATGGTGAATGAGGATGGATTGACGGGAGCATCTACTGACAGAGCTTCCACAGATCGTGATAATGgaatcaatggaggttttgtgACAATTGATCACAATCACCCACTGTATTTGAGCTCATCTGATGTAGCTGGAGCTCTCTCTGTTGGAATTAAGTTGACAGGGATGGAGAATTACACATTATGGAGTCGCGCAATGGAGATTGCTCTGCTTGGACGAAACAAGTTGGGATTCATTGATGGCTCTGTTTTGCGAAGTGATTTTGATGAACCTTTGAAGAAAATTTGGGATCGTTACAATGCGATTGTGATCACTCTGATTACCTGTGACTTAAGTAAAGATTTGCTTAGCGGTATTCTCTATTCATCAAGTGCGAATCAGGTATGGCTCGTTCTCAAGGAAAGATTTGACAAAATCAATGGATCTCGACTTTTCCAATTACATAGAAGCATCTTCACTCTTACACAAGGAACTTTGACTGTGTCTGCTTATTTTACCAAATTGAAGAGTGTATGGGATGAGTATGACTCAATTTTACCCTCACCTAGTTGTGGATGTAATAAAACAAAGGACTATGTTGAACAAATACAATATTAGAAATTGCTCCAATTTCTAATGGGGCTGGATGACAGTTATTCACAGGCAAGAGGTCACATTCTAATGATGTCCTGTCTTCATAGTATAAATTAGGCATATGCATTGATCATACAGGATGAGAGTCAAAAAGGAATTGCTGGTTCTATTCACGAAAGAATAGAATCGTTAGCTATGTATTCTGGTAGAGTTGCTGGATCAccacaattcaataataatagGCAGTCATATCCTAGAAGAAATTTTCATTCCTTGTATTGTGATTTCTGCAACATGAAGGGGCATATTAGGGCAGATTATAATAAGCTGAAGAAGTGTGATAACTGTAATGCAACTGGTCATGTGAAGGATAATTGATATTTGCTTATTGGATATCCAGATTACTTCAAGGGTAAGAGGAAAGTTAATATAGTGATAGGAGATTGTACTAACACACAAAGACAACTGCAAAATATGCAGGATCATGTGGAATGGAAAGCACATACAGCCATGGGGGATCAATCACAAGGAGAAGAAGGTCATGTCACACAAGAGCAAATactgaaaatgatgaagaacTCATCACCAACACAACTCAACCAGATCTTCAATGTCTTGAATGAAACCAACAAAACAATGGAGAATTCtcagaaaaatatttgtatgGCAGGACCTCTTGGCTGGGAAGGTCAAGGGGATTGGTGATATAGAAGATGGGTTGTATGTACTAAACTTGAATGCAAATCAACAGCAGGCAAGGATTCAACTATGTCTGCAGTTAGAACAAATAATGCAGATCCAGCTTTTTGGCACAAGAGATTAGGACATGTTCCTATGGGAGTACttaggaaaataaaagaatttagtTGTAATAGCTTTCATATTGATCAATCTTATCTGTCCACAAGCTAGACAAACTAGAGTTTCATTTTCTGTGGGTCATACTGTAGTAGATGAGATATTTGACTTGATACATATGGATGTCTGGGGTCCATATAAGGTGGCTACTTACAATGggatgaaatattttcttacttTAGTTGATGATAAGTCTAGATGGACATGTACATTTTTACTAGCATTAAAGTCTGATGTAATAGTTGTATTGAAACATTATCTGTTGATGATAAAGAACCAATGTGTCAAAGTTTTTAGGTCTGATAATGGAGGAGAATTTTTGAATTCTACTTGTCATGATCTGTTTGTTATgcatggtattattcatcaaagatCCTGCCCACACACTCCACAACTAAATGGAGTAGTGGAAAGGAAACACAGGCATTTATTGGAAATTACAAGGGCTATTAAATATCAAGGTTGTTTGCCTAATAGATTTTGGGGAGATTGTGTGGAAGCGGCTACTTATATCATCAACAGAATACTTTGTCTGTCCTTGGAAATAAGTCTCCATATGAGCTATTCTATCATAAATCACCTTCTCTAGCTCACATTAGAGTGATTGGTTGCTTGGCATTTGCTACAAATATTAGCAGGAATGATAAATTTGCTCTTAAGGCTAAGAAAGCAGTGTTTCTGGGATAtgctataaataaaaaaggatacAAACTATTGGATGTTGAATCCAAACTTGTGTTTGTTAGCAGAGATGTTATTTTCTTTGAAgatatatttccttttcaagATACAAGGCCGAATGAGGCAACTGAGCTTGCAATTGCACCTACTATATTTACACATACAGATGATGACCTTACACCATGTATAGTCTTCAGGAATATGGTacaaaatgatcaatatggagCTAATGATACTGCAAACCATGATTTATCTATTACTAATACTCAGGATCAGAATGAGATTGCATCAATACAGTCTGCACCTCTTCATATTGATTCTCATGTTTCACATGATCAGAACCAGGTTCCATTAGTATAGTCTGCTCTTACTCCTGTTGTTATGACTAGAAGATCCAACAGGCCTTCTAAGCCTCCTATATGGCATACAAACTACATATTGACAAAGAAGAAGACTACTTCTGGAAATTGCCCTCATTCCATTGCTAATGTAATCGACTATCAAAGCATCTCACCAGCTTATAGGAGTTATTTGACTAAGTTCTCCCAGGAAAGGCAACCCCTTTCATATAAGGAGGCCCTACAGGATTCTAGGTGGATTCGAGCTATGCAAGATGAAATACAAGCACTGGAAACTAATCAGACATGGGAACTTGTTGAGTTGCCTAAGGACAAGAGGGCCATAGggtgtaaatgggtgtacaaaataaAGTATAAGGCTGATGGTGAGGATGATAGGTTCAAAGCTAGGTTACTAGCCAAGggttataataaaaaagaagggTTGAATTATCAGGAGACTTTCTCACCTGTAACAAAAATGGTAACTGTTAGGGTGGTCATCAGTTTGGCTGTTGCACATCATTGGCAAATACATCAGATGGATGTATTCAATGCATTTCTTCAAGGTGATTTGAATGAAGAAGTATACATGAAACTTCCTCGGGGATTTGTTCACAGAGGGGAGAAAGGGATAGTATGCAAGCTCATCAAGTCACTCTATGGACTCAAATAGGCTAGCAGACAATGGAATATTAAACTAACCTCAGCTCTAATTGACTCTGGTTTTCAGCAGAGTCATTATGACTACTCATTATTCACCAAGCACAAAGGACAAGTTTAGTGATGGTGTTAATCTATGTTGATGACTTGCTTGTTACAAGGAATGATCACAAGTTGATATTGGAGGCAAAAAGTATTCTCAAAGACAGGTTCAAGATGAAAGACTTGGATGAATTGAGATATTTTTTGGGAATAGAGTTTGCCAGAAATGATTCAGGGATTCTTATGcatcaaagaaaatattgtcTTGAGCTAATCTCTGACATTGAATTATCTAACTCAAAGACAGTTCGAACTCCTATTGAGCTGAATCAAAAGCTCACAACTACAGAGTTTGACTTACATTTTCCTACTGATAATGAAGATGATAGGGTGCTGGATGATCCTAGTGTGTATCAGAAATTGGTGGGAAGATTGCTTTACTTAACAATAACAAGACCAGACATAACTTTTGCAGTGCAGCTCCtaagtcaattcatgcatagcCCTAAGACATGTCATATGGAAGCAGCAATGAGGGTAGTAAGATATGTCAAACAAGCACCAGGATTAGGAATTCTTATGACAGTTAACACAAATAACCAGTTAATTGCATACTGTGATGCAGATTGGGTTGCATGTCCAAACAACACAAAATCAATCACTGGCTACATGGTTACATATGGAGGTTCTTTGATCTCATGAAAGTCAAAGAAGCAGGACACGATTTCAATAAGCTCATCTCAATCCGAGTATAGGAGTTTGGCTTCAACAGTTACAGAAATTATATGGCTGGTTGGTCTCTTTAAGGAGTTAGGGGTGGAACTAAAGTTGCCAGTGCCTATATATAGTGACAGCAAATCTGCCATACAAATTGCATCCAATCCAGTTTTCCATAAACGAACCAAACACATAGACATTGATTGTCATTTCATAAGAGAAAAGGTACAATTGGGAATGGTTCAACCTTTGTACCTGAAGACAACAGAACAACCAGCAAAATTTATTCACTAAGGGACTCACTCATCTACAACACACGTATTTGCTTACCAAGCTAGGAATGAAGAATATTTTTCATACTCCTAGCTTGAGGGAGGATGTTGAGCAACTAGTTAAATGTACAGATGTTAATTTATAATTAGAAGTTAGTTAGAATAAATTAACAAACTATGAGTCACTATTAGTTAGTTATTAACAACATTTTTAGTATTTTCCCTTTCTTGTATAAATGAATAGCTTGTAACAgatttcattcattcaatataatttttcctcTTTCACTTTCACTGATCTTAACATTGTATACTTTAAATGCTTTTTTATTTGATGTGAATTTCTGAATGAATTAGCTTGTTCAACactgaaattattgaattggttGTACTTTTATGGATACAATTTCTATTCAGGCAATATATCATGTTGGTGTTAAAATCTTGCTCTTTTTAAAGATGAAATagtaatgatgataataatttctattattttaattcaaaataaaattgcaatttattttAGGCAATCCTAACTGGATCATCTGCGGTGGGATTAGCCACGATCTTAAACGGCGATAAATTCAAGGCTCTCTTTTCAAATGATTATGTAAAGATTAAATGCGTCGCAAGTGCATGTTTTTTCATCAACATGTGAGTTTTCATTATTCCCTATGATTTGGTGGGCTTGTGTTTTAGTTAAATAATCATTAAATTCATTGTTAAATTGACCCTTTCACCTTTCCAAATTTCAACCGTTCTTCCAATTTGCTGAATTAATTAGAGTAATCACACTTAGActtaactatttatttatttttaatatagtattcGATTGTTAAGTATTTACGTACATTAATCCTTCACTTCTTTGTTATTATTTctgaagaagttgaaaaatacaaaattcataattttcttaACATTATATCGTTAGTGGCCTATTTATATATAACATTGTAATAAAATGGAGatcaaaagatattttgaattatcttgCGGGACAAATTAACATTCATAAAgtaaattatattctttatttttcccCTCAACTTTGAATTATGACGTATTTTCAATTTGAAATCACAATCTAGCTAATAGTTATACTTTTATCCAACACTATTGATAATGTTAAACTTTTTTCGATTCCCATATTGCTTTTCAATTGTTGTATAATTTACAGTCAAATATTAAcgaatatttcatatatatacatttaaataaaaattacaaaattttggTGAACCAGAATGAtcaataaatctttttttaagtttaagAGGTTGTTTTATCACCTCTTGTCACATACATCAAGATATTATATGGGACAAGTATTGGTTCGATACTTCCGGTCCAACAATATATAAtaggcaactttcacatatagcaaacaaaaaattcatatttgtatgctatagcaaactttgcataattgcactccatagcaaacataaaactgtataattcgctatgcATATACAAGTGTacaattcgctggcctaaattgtataattcgctggcctatttcgctgcaattgtataattcgctatcctatttcactgcaattgtataatgcacaattgtataattcactgcctatttcgctgcaatattaagtgtatagcaagaagatatatgtttttctctcgctttatacaaaaacagaaacacaatatatacacttctgttgtataaagctagagaaaattgtatttcactgcaattgtataattcgtaattgtataattcgttgacctttttctctgcaatatttgatgTAAAATGTTTgcaaattgtataattaagtgtgtaacacgaatatatatatttttgcatgtgtatatacaattttctctcgctttatacaaaacagaaacagaattatacacttctgtgtataaagcgagagaggcgagcgagaatggagagtggcgagtgagatctctgggagagagacgctggcgaATTTTAGCTaccgtttgctatggagcacaattaaatcaaaccctagctattccatttgtTTTAGGTTATttgtttgctattatatacaattttccctatatAATAAGgtagtaattttttatttttgttttatttgtctatttgatttttatttctaacattttatttattacacaGACAATAGCAGAAGTGGTGGGTCATTGGTTCTTTGACCGAATcgaaaatcatcaatatatcgATCCATATCCTTAGCTAAGGATCGTTAAATAGTGCtttgtaaaactaattattaatgaatgaaatttgaatattatattcgCTTCTATATAATTTTGTAGCTCTTAATCAGCTATCAATAGAGATACTTATTCTAATGAAAAATATCTAGAGTTTTGTTACTCAAATTTCTCGATTTGAACAACACTTTTTGAAATAAGTAATGTATATGTATCTTATaacaaattatttcattaaatgtaGACGAATACTCACAAATGTTATTAACATTATGAATTTAAAGTGATGGTTCATTGtgttcattaaaataattttaacattttaatccaaaattagttatataacaaaaagagtaaaagtaataagagaaaaaaagaaaaggctGCCTAATAAATCGTAATTCCAAAAATGCCCCTTCTACTACCTTATAGTCCTTTACAATAATAAATCTTTtccttttaagtgaaaaatgaatatttacAAATGTTATTAATATTGTAAATTCGAAATGGtattagttaaaataatattaaatttttaatgtaaaaatgACCCTACTAATACCCTGCTCGCTtaatatttattcatgaaattattttagCAGCACACGTTTTTCCTCTTAAGCATATCCTCACTGAAATTACATTTCAAGTTTTGTGAAAAATGTTCTTCTTTGTGAGTGCATTTCATTTTGCTTGttgctttaaaaaaaaatcttgctaattacttttttttttatagcatAATAATGTATGGTTTagacttacatttttccttaaTATTAAGTTActacattaatattattatagtcAAATTTAACTTTGACAATGCTACAGAGGCAAAAAAAGTGACTAAGCACCCAATTTAGGAACCAAATTCCGATTGTTAAAGGTTGTTTATGTTCTAGTGACATTTGTTCgttaatcatcaaaataaaaactcATTTCAACACTTGGCAACTCTTATTATTCTTATTTACTTCATTACTGTGTATGCAATTCATtgataaattaaagttaattatGGTTCTTCAAATTCATATTCCCTACAATGTACAATTGTTGAAGCACTTACCATTGCTCTTATCTATCACGTGTGCATTCAAGTACAATATATGAATAACAATATGTTTCGTATAATTTATTACATAcatagtataattttttgataaataatatcgAATTGAG is part of the Solanum pennellii chromosome 8, SPENNV200 genome and harbors:
- the LOC107027823 gene encoding uncharacterized protein LOC107027823 — protein: MVLIYVDDLLVTRNDHKLILEAKSILKDRFKMKDLDELRYFLGIEFARNDSGILMHQRKYCLELISDIELSNSKTVRTPIELNQKLTTTEFDLHFPTDNEDDRVLDDPSVYQKLVGRLLYLTITRPDITFAVQLLSQFMHSPKTCHMEAAMRVVRYVKQAPGLGILMTVNTNNQLIAYCDADWVACPNNTKSITGYMVTYGGSLIS